GCGGACCGAGCCCGCGGATCCATTCCGCCGGATCGACGCCCGACCGCGCGGTCCAGTAGGTATCGACGACGATGCCGACCGCCGGTCCGGTGCGCTCCAGGAGCAGGTCGAACTTGCGTTTTTTCCCGATGCGGGCGAATTCGAAGGAATGATGGTGGAAGGCGAGCTTCAGCCCCTGGGCCGCATAGAGTTCCGCGAGGCCGTTCAGGAATCCCGCGAACCGTCCGAGCGCGGCCGCGCCGCCGAGGATCGCGCCCGTCGAAAGGACGCTCGCGACGATCAAGGGACAGCCGACGTCCTTGGCGAACGCGGCGATCGCGAAGGGATCCTCGCGGAGCCGCGACGGCTTGACCTGCATCGAGGTCACGGCGAGGCCGCTGTCGACGACGAGGCGGGCTTCCGCCGGAGTGAAGCCGATGCGCGCGAGCTCGACCGCGCCGACGCCGAGGCCGCGGATGCGGCGGAGGGTTCCGGCGAAGTCGTCCATCAGTGCGCGGCGCACGGTGTACGTCTGGATCGAGAGACGCATCTCACTCATCCTCGGTCCGGAGGTTCTCGGAATAGTTCAGGGTAAGCGTGTGGCCGCCATAGGCGAAGACGATTTCGGTAGCCTTGCGTGCGATCGATCCGCCCTGGACGTAGGCGCTCTCGAAGCGGTCGTACTCGAGGTCGACGGTCCCGCCGCCGACTTGGAAGGATGTGCCGTAGACCGCCTCGAGGAGGGTCTCGGAAACGTCGCCGTCGAGGATCGTCGCGTAGGAGACCGACGCCGCGTCGAGATCGACGGAAAGGTCGTTTCCGGCGACGCGGGCCTTGAACGCGGAGAACGTCTCGACGTCCGTCGACGAGAGTTCGATCACGAAATAGTGCATCCCCGGTCCGGACTGGACGAGGTCGTAGTCCGTCGAAAGCACGTCGGCGGCCGAGCCGCGGACGAGCATGTCGTCGCGGTTCCCCTCTGCGTCCGAGGTCGCAAAAGGAACGAACGCGAGCGGATGGCGGGAACGGATCGCGACGTGGGTCGCGCCGACGTTCCCGAAGACGAGGCCCTCGTCGAGCATCGTGAGGTCGACCTCGTCGAAGAGTTCGATCGGGAAAAAGGCGTGGGTCGTCTCGGGAATCACCATCAGCTCCATGAAG
This portion of the Candidatus Izemoplasmatales bacterium genome encodes:
- a CDS encoding sugar phosphate isomerase/epimerase, whose translation is MRLSIQTYTVRRALMDDFAGTLRRIRGLGVGAVELARIGFTPAEARLVVDSGLAVTSMQVKPSRLREDPFAIAAFAKDVGCPLIVASVLSTGAILGGAAALGRFAGFLNGLAELYAAQGLKLAFHHHSFEFARIGKKRKFDLLLERTGPAVGIVVDTYWTARSGVDPAEWIRGLGPRLAGLHLRDCAEERGIRTVDAALGDGIVDFTAVLDAAAPHAAYAAIEQNSSDPFADLAKSIAHLRTLGNPHIDPEEVSRWTTHA